The following is a genomic window from Maridesulfovibrio frigidus DSM 17176.
AGTGGCAGCATTGTATTTTATTTGTTGCTACATGATGAGCATCGTGGCAAGACGCCTTGAACGGAAGTTGTCAACGGACACTTTCCGACTGCAGATGTAATTGACTTCCTTCCTCTTGTGCTTTTTGCGTACGGGGAAGGATTCTGAATTGAAGCGTCCGGAGAAGGCTCATGTTTGGTAAGAGTATTCCTGTTTTCTGTTATCACGCTGTCTGTGAAGAAGATGGCCATTCCCCCGAAACCTTTGCTGCACATTTAGATGTCATTGCTGAAATGGGATTTCAAACCATCTCCGCTAATCATCTTTATGAAATATGCATGGGGCGACGTAAGCTCGATAAGAAGTACGTAGTCCTCACCTTTGACGATTGTCACATCAGCAATTGGTTGACTGTCGTGCCTATGCTTGAAGAGCGTGGGATGAAAGGCGTATTCTTTGCTATCAGTGATTTCATCGGCGAGGGAAATATCCGCTCAAAACCTGATGTTCCTGAGATTCTGCCCATGCGTGAATCTTTCATCAAAGCTTTATCAGAAAAAGATACCTCACAATTCATGAATGAAGCTGAACTTAAATCTCTTGTCCATGACAAGGGGATGGAAGTTTATGCTCATACCCGCAACCATCAGGGTTGTTTCAAAGATTTCCGCTCTCGGGGCAATTACTCAGCAGGTTCCCACTGGTCCACCTGGGGGATCTATCGCAAATTCAATGCAAAACTTCCCGTTTATGAAAATGGCAGTGCGTTCGCGTATAATGGATTCTGGCCTATATTTAAAAAAGGGCGTGTGCTTTTTAAAAGACGCACTGATGAAGAAAGAAGAGAATTCTGTCGCAAAGATTTTAGCACCTGTCTTGAAAAAATCAAAAAAATTAATGGCGCAAGACGTCAATTTTTCTGCTGGCCTTGGGGACATTTTGATTCCATATCCATGCAGGAAGCATCTTTATGCGGTTTTTCCGGCACATTCACTCTTGAGCGCTCAGCAAATATGATCGGAACCGATCCTATGCATATCAACCGCATAGGAGTTGGCTCGAGTAAAGATGCTGCGTGGATTCGCAAGCGTTTGCTTATGTACGGCAATGAAGCTCCTGCTATGGCGTGCTTCAAATTTTTCAGCAAGAAAAATGACATTGCGCGCGTTCTATATATAACAGATACCGGCAAATTGTCCGGAGGCAGCAGGCAGCTTATTAACAGTGCGAAAGCCATGCGCGCTGCCGGAGTAGAAGTTGTAGCCGTTCTGCCTCCCGAGTCCGGCCTTATTCCTGAGCTGGAGAAGGCTGGCGCGGAAGTTGTCGTATTAGAAGATTTCAAGAACCTTTTTACAGCAGCAAATTTTCTTTCCAAAATTATTGCTGAGAAAAAGGTCGATGTGGTTCACACTTATCACAACCGCGCCGTTAAAATTTCATGCATTGCGAAAGGACTCTCTCTTCTCAGTGGGAAAAGTTTCAAACTATTTTTCAACAGAGGCGTGATCTATAAGCCCAATCCTCTGGCCCCACTTTTTTCGCTCATCGGTAATGGATATATTTGTAATTCCGAAAAATGTCGTGAAGTCCTTTTGAAGCATGGTGTTCCGGCCAAACGCGCGCACGTTGTTTATAACTCATTTGCTGGTGGCGGTCGTAAGCCGCGCCGCGCAGTTGCAACAACTGTGACCTATGTTGGCAATTCGGGACACGCAAAAGGTCCTGACGTTTTTATCAAGGCCGTAGAATCTTTGCTGTCGCAGGATCCTTGCGAGGGAGTAAGATTTATTGCTGTCGGATTGGAAGACTTATCCGCGTATAAAGATATTGCTTCTCCGTCCACGCTTGAACGCATAGAATGTCCCGGCTATGTCAGCCACGATGAAGCTGTGCGTATACTTGCCGCTTCACATATTTACGTGATGAGTTCTCGTCAGGAATCCATGCCCAATACCCTTATTGAAGCTTTCGATGCCGGGCTTGCAACAGTTTGTACTGATGCGGGAGGAACGTCCGAGCTGATTCGTGACGGACTTAACGGGTTCCTTTGTCCCGTTGAAGATGTGTCCGCGATTTCTGCATCGATTAAAAAGCTGATCGACGATGGTGATCTGCGTAAAAATATGGGTAGGCTGAACCGTAAAATTGTCCGTAATCTTATGAGTAGTTCTTCAAAATCCCGCTCACTGCTGGGCGTTTACAGCTCTCTTACCAAAGATGCACCCAAAAGAGGGCCGCTTGAAATTGACGCTCTTTTGGACGATTAGATCTGCTTAGTAACTATTTGGACACTTCTCCGATGCGTGCTACATATGATCTCGCTTTTACGAAACCGTAAGGCTGTATTGTCTTTATGAAATATTGGACGTGCAGTTCTTAATAAGCGAGGAATGGTACGTAAATAATGAATGTCTCCCCCATCGAAGAATATTGGTCTGAAATGGATATGTCCGCCCGTTCACGGTTACTTTTAGGTTCCGTTGGCGGGAAGCATCTGTTTGAGATCGGAATTAACTGTTTGGAATCTGATCCTCAGTTAGCTGTGGAAATATTACTTTCCGCATATGCCGCAAATCCACTTGATGGAAATAGCGCACAGCAGCTTTTAAATATCGAAGCTCTTCTTCCTCTTTTTCCTGCTCCTGTTGCGCAGTGTATTACCGTTGTTGCCGCAAATTGGAATTGTCCCGCTAATCTCTCATATTTCTTACGGATTATAGCAAAGCGGGATAATCTTAAAATACGCTCATATATTTTGTCCTCCATTGAAAAGGAACCGTCTAATTTGTTTTGGGTTCAGCAGGGCCTCATTTATGCGGGAGCCAATTCAGATTTTGAATTCGGTCTCCAAGTACTTTCCGCAGAATTTAGCGCGCAGCTCACGCCGGCAATTACCGTATCAAAAGCATTCTTCACCTTCATGGATGGTGACCCGCTTGAAGCATTTAAACTTTTGCGGATAGCGTCTGAACCTTTCGGCATTGAAAACTTTGCGCACTTGGCTGCGTCTATTGTGCTCGCGCTCGGAGATAAGGATCTAGCCGTAAGCCTGCTTTCCGGCTCTGTTATGATTCAGCCGTGGAGAAGCTCGGAAACTCTGCGTCTTTACGATCTAGCCGTTGGGCTTGATGATAAATTTATTCCGCTAGATGGAAAAGTCGCGATCCTTTTATATTCTTTCAATAAAGATGAAGAGCTGGATGGTACGCTCGGCTCCCTGCATCGTTCCGAATTAGGGGATGCTAAAATTTTTATGCTTGATAATGGCTCAAGCGACGGAACTTCCGAAGTGGTTGATCGCTGGCAAAGTGAATTTGGTGAGCGGATGGTCCGCATTGATTTGCCTGTAAATGTTGGCGCGGCGGCAGCTCGTAACTGGTTGATGAATGAGCCGAAAGTGAAAGCAAGTGACTTTGCTATTTATCTTGATGACGATGTGGAAGTCGATCCTGATTGGCTTTTGCGTTTCGGGGCGGCGGTTGAAGAATATCCTGATGCCGGAGCTTGGGGCTGTAAAGTCGTAGACCATATTTCCCCCGCAGTAATGCAGTCCGTTGATCTGCATCTTATTCAGCCCTCTGGTGAAGAGGGTGACGGGCCGGAAGTTGATTTAAGCAAACTTGCCCCTAACCCGTTCAAGGTTTCAGGTTTACACCATCAGCTGCTTGATGGTGGATTTTTCGATTACATACGTCCTTGTGCGTCTGTGACAGGGTGCTGCCATATGTTTAGAACTGAGAAGCTTCTTGACAACGGAGGCTTTTCCCTGTTCCTTTCTCCGTCTCAGTATGACGATATGGAGCACGATCTGCGAAATTGCCTTAAAGGCGAGTTCGCTGTGTACCAAGGTCATTTGCGGATATTGCACCGTAAAAACACCGGAGCAGCTAGCCGGGTTTCTATTTCTCAAGAAGGTAATGCACTGGGAAATAAGTATAAAATGCAGGCTATGCATCCGCGGAGTGAAATTTTAAGTATTATGGCTGACGAAGAAAGGCTTCTTCAGCAGGATATTGAAAAAAAGCTTAAATATCTGGCAGAAAAGGGCTTTCTTACAAGTTGATTGCCGGAAAAAGATATGGAGAAATGATGTCCAGACAAGATACCACCGAAGATTTTTTGAATAGTTTGCCTGAGCTTGAAGAAGGAAAAACATTTGCGTTTTCCTGTTACCCAGGAGTTTCATGTTTCAATGCCTGTTGTGGCAATTTGCACATGATGCTGACTCCTTATGATGTATTGAGACTCCGTAAAGGGCTTAATCACGACAGTAAGAAGTTCATTCACAATCATGTTGATGTTTCCAGCACCTCAGGCGCTGGCTTCCCAATGGCGAAGCTCCGCATGCTTGATAATGCAAAGCGCAGTTGTCCGTTCGTCTGTGACGAGGGGTGTACTGTTTATGAAAATAGGCCGGGTGCTTGCCGTACTTACCCGCTCGGTAGAGCTTCACAGATGGATAGTGAAGGTGGAATGCTCGAGCAGCTCTTTGTTGTGCAGGAACCACACTGTGACGGTTTTAAAGAAAAAAAAGAATGGACCAGCAGTGAATGGCTGAAAGATCAGGGTCTCGAAGAGTACAACGAAATAAACGATCGCTACATGCGCATTATGACTCGCGCACGTAAAGCAGGAGTTGTGCTTGACGAGAAGAAGCTGAACATGGTGTTCCTCGCACTTTATCAGATAGATAATTTTATGAACTTTATCAAAGATATGAACGTCTTTTCAAGGCTGGATGTATCAGAAGAAAGACAGGCCGCTATCCTCAGTGATGAAGATGCTTGTCTTGAGTTCGCCTTTGACTGGGTAGAGCTGATAGTTCTCGGTTCATCTGAGAATTTGAAGCCTAAAGTTTAGCTTTTATATATATTTAAAGTAGAATTGGTTTTGATTACCCCGATAATGGCTTTGGCTGTTATCGGGGTTTTTTGTTTAATGCTGATTTCTTATGGTGCGTTTTGGTACACCATTATATGTTGAAGGAAATGGTAGGGATAGTTGTGCTCTCCCGTGGTGAAGCGATAAATTTATTCCTGTTTCTTCTTCTTACAATAATAAAACAACCCCTGATTCCCTGAAATTAAGTGGCAATTCCCGTCAGCAAGTGCTCGCCAGTTTCTATCTATGATCTGTCCCTTATCCCCTTTGCAGTAGTAATACATATTTTCATTCTTTATTAAATTGCATTGACCCATGCTGAGATTGCGCAGGTCTGCATCTTTGATCAATTCAGGCTCGTTAGAACAGAGATGGTAAAGATCTGAATTATATATTTGATCGCAGAGGTTTTCGCATAATCCAGTTTGTGCAGACATTAATAAAGTCAGAATTGCCGCAAGGATGATTTTACACATTTATATTCCCCAAAATTTTACAGCCATCCCTGAGAATGAAAGATAGTTAATTATATAATGTGCGACAATGGTCGGCAGTATCGACCTAGTTTTCCACATACAGACCATGAGTCCCGAACCTGTGATGGCCGTTGCCACTATAGCAACAGGGCCGGCAGACCAGTGAATCAAACCGAATGTTATGCCGGAAATGATGAACACGGTTGATGGGGAGTATCCTTTCTCTTTTAGCGCAGTGAAGGCCAGTCCGCGGAATATGACTTCTTCTGCTATGGCAACGAGAGCTAATCCCACGGTCATATCAAGCAGGAAGTACGGAGAGTCCTGTCCGATTGGGATGGAGCCGAGGTTGATGGATGGTAAAATTTTTCCCCAGATCGAAAACCCTGGTTCATCGAGGCAAAGCCCTAGAGCCGTGATGGAAAAGGTCCAGAACGCGAATCTTTTGGGAGAGAGGGTGGTTATGCCAAGGTCTTTAAAGCTGAGATTACCTGCCTTGATCATGCATAGCAAAAAGGCGAGCGGGATCAATTTTAATGAATAATCTAGCGTGATCCATGTGACTTCATCCTTTACGAATATATTGGAGAAGTCGTTAAGGTAGAACGGAAGTGCTGCTAGTATAAATAAAGTTATTTTATTTTTGAAATTCACGGGAAATTTCTCCTTGCCAAGTTCGGGAAGCTGATTAATATCGGCCTTGCATCTACGGATGTTTGAAGTCAGTGAATTGGTAATTGTGAATTATTGTTAAATTTAATTCTATATTACAAGCTAAATATAAGTTTATTAGACTAGAATTGGAGACATTGCTTTGTCCGAAACATTAAATACTGAATTGACCAGCCCAAAGATACTCCTAGCTGATGAATTTGAAAAGATAAGATCTGATGCTACTATAAATGGTAAAATAGTCTTTACCAATGGGTGTTTTGATATTCTTCATGCCGGACATGTGGACCTTCTTGCGCGTGCTAAGGAGCAGGGTGATATTCTTGTTCTCGGGCTGAATAGTGACAAATCTGTGCGGTCAATCAAGGGTGAAAAGAGACCTGTGGTTTCTCAAAAACAGAGGGCTTTCGTGCTTGCGGGGCTTGCCAGCATTGATTATGTAATATTTTTTGATGAAGATACTCCGCTTGAATTAATCAGCAAAGTTCAGCCTGATGTGCTCGTTAAAGGTGGAGACTGGACCGTTGATAACATTGTCGGGCGCGATATTGTAGAAGGGCGCGGCGGCGTTGTTCTTAGTCTCCCGTTGCTTCCCGGGTATTCAACTACTTCTGTAATCCGTTTCATCAGAGATAATGAGATTGAATAGAATTTGCCCTGTAAGTATCTTGTTTAAGTATTTCAGTAGTTGTGGTAGTAGTTTGCTTAGCGGTTTTTCGGTTAATATTTTTTTTGAACGCTTGACAAGGTTGTCATAGTTGGGCTATTTAGCTCGACTCTCTTGGAATAAAGGGCCAATAGCTCAGTTGGTAGAGCCCCCGGCTCATAACCGGATGGTCCCAGGTTCGAATCCTGGTTGGCCCACCATCAAAATATCATATGGATTCTTCTCAAAAACAATCCAGAATTTTACGACTTTCTATTCAAGAAAGATTCTGTGCTCCCAAGGGGTAGCCCCGCGGGAGCATCTTCTTTTCTCTGAAATTGATATTTTATGGTAAGTAGTTGAGAGATTCTTTCATCCTGAAAGTGCAAATTATTAGTAACGGCGAGAGTATACGGTGATTTTATGAAAACATCGAATGTAATCAGTCTTATTGAAACGCTTGCACCCTCACGCTTCGCAGCAGCATGGGATAACTGTGGTGTGCAAATTGCCGGGCCTGAGAAAGAAGTCAAAAAAGTAGCAGTGGCTCTTGATCCTCTGCCGCAGGTTGTGTCCAGTGCTTTGGAGTGGGACGCAGAAGTGATTCTGACTCATCATCCCTTGGCTATTGAACCTAAGCTACCTGCCGAACTTGATTGGTTTCGTGATGTGATGAAACAGATTTTATGCGCAGATGCAACACTGTGCGCGGCACATACATCACTTGATGTGCAGTTTGGCGGTGTTGTTTCATGGCTTGGGCGTGAGCTTGGGCTTAGAGGTCTGCGGGTGCTTGATCCTGTTGCAGAGAATGATTCTGGTGAAATACTGGGGTATGGCTGTATTGGTGATCTTGAGTATGCTATGTCATACGAAGTTTTTGTTAGGCAGGTGGCTCAGACTACTGGTTGCGGAGTTATCGCGCTTTGCGGTTCGGAACCCGAAACGGTCAGCAGAGTAGCCATGTGTCCCGGTTCAGGAACATCGTTTATGAATAAGGCTTTTGCGCAGGGCGCTGATGTCTTTATCACTGGCGATGTTAAGTATCATCCGGCGCAGGAAAGCGTTGGAGCCGTCCTCGATGTGGGGCATTTTTCTCTAGAAGAAGAGATGATGCGCCGCTTTGCTGTTGTTCTTGAGCAGGAGTCGAAAGGCGGATTTGAAGTAAGATTTTTTACTGGACGCAATCCCTTTGCTTATTATTTGCAAGGGAAAGGTGTTCTGAAGTCCTAAGCGGGACTGCTATAGCGACAGATAAATTACGGGTTTCGTATAGGCCTTACGGAACTTGAATGTGTTTTTATTACGGGACAGATCGGCATAGTCGGTCAATAAGTTTCCGAACATCGATGCGGCGTAGATTTGTAGGAATCATTCGCAAAAGGGGACCCCATAATGTATGAAAAACAAGTTGAACAGCTTAAAGTTTTGCAGAAGGTTGATGACGACATTCTTCTCCTTGAAGTAGAAATCGACCAGGCTCCCAAAGATGTGGCAGATCTTGAATCTCGCCATGCTTCGCTTGAAAAGCGTAAAGAGCAGCTCGAAGAGAAGCTTGTACTTCTTCAAGAGCAACAGAAAAAACTTGAATTTGAAATTGAAGAAGATGGCGTAAAAGTCAAAAAGAGCAAAAGCAAGCTGATGCTTGTTGGCACCACCAAAGAATATCATGCAATGATGCGTGAAATGGATAGCCTCGAAAAGCTTAATAGACTTCGCGAAGAAGAAAAAATTACCGTTCTTGAAGAGACTACTCGTCAGAACGAAATGCTTGTGGAAACCAACGAGAAGATCGACGCTCTCAATACTGAGCTTGATGAAAAACGCGTTGGTCTTAAAGCTAAGCTCACAAGTGCTCAGACTAAGCTTGATAAGCTGAACAGGCAGAGAGGAAAGTGTGGACTAGTTGTTCCTGCTCCTATTCTCGGCAGATATGAATTTATCCGCTCACGCCTTGCTCATCCGGTTATTGTTCCAGTTATGGAAGCAGTTTGTACCGGTTGTAATATCATGATTCCTCCACAGGTTTACAATAGTTTACAGGAAGGAAAGCAGATTATCAGCTGTCCTAACTGTCAGCGTTTGACTTACTGGGTTGAAGTAGAGCCTGAGCCAGAACCAGTTAAGCCTAAAAAAGCTCCTAAGAAGAAAGCAGCAGCTAAAAAAGCAGCGCCTAAAAAGGCCGCAGCAAAAAAAGCCGCTCCTAAGAAAAAGGCCGCAGCTAAAAAGGATGCAGAAGCTCCTGTAGTTGAGCCTGAGGCTTCTCCTGAAGTAATAGTAAAGACGGCTAAAGCTGAAGAGCCTAAAGCTGAATAAAGATAATTTGATAGTTAAGTAAAGTTGAGGGGAGTTTATGCTCCCTTCTTTTTTTTGATGGAGTTGGACGGATCATCGCCGCGATATTTATATCGGGGAGGAAAGTCCGGGCTCCGTAGGGCAGGGCGCTGGGTAACTCCCAGCGGAAGCGATTCCGGGAAAAGTGCCACAGAGAATAGACCGCTCCGATGACTTGTCACTGGAGTAAGGGTGAAACGGTGGAGTAAGAGCCCACCAGCGGGCATGGTGACATGTCCGGCTAGGTAAACCCCGTCCGGAGCAAGACCAAATAGGAAAGTGTTTGAGGCCGGCCCGGCCGATACTTTCGGGTAGGTTGCTTGAGGTGTATGGTAACGTGCATCCTAGAGGAATGATGGTCACTTGGTTTCGACCTAGTACAAGACCCGGCTTATAGTCCGACTCCATCTTTATTATTTTAACTCTTCCCCCGGCCATGATTTTGTTTTTCCTGCGGTCGCGGGAGGAGTGCGGTTGCAGGGATATTTATGAGCACATCCTCCGAAGTCTGGGCTGTTATCTTAGCCGCAGGCAGTGGTACACGCCTTGCCGCATCTGTCGGCGGGGTAAAAAAACAGTTTCTTTTATGGAAGGGCTTTCCGCTCTTCTGGCATTCCGCAATTACCTTTTCACATACTCCCAAAATTTCAGGGATTGTTTTTGTTTTTCCGCCGGATCAGGTGGAAGAAATGAAAACAGTTGTTGCTGATCTTGATGGCGCAGATTCGCTTGGACTTCCTTTTAAGGTTGTAGCTGGTGGAGCACGCAGGCAGGATTCCGTTTTTAACGGGCTTAGCGTTTTACCCGCTAAATGCACGCATACCCTCGTTCATGATTCAGCTCGTCCTTTCGCCTCCGGGCCTCTTGTTACAAATATTATTGATACTTTAGTTAGTGGAATTCCGGCAGTTATTCCGGCTGTAGAAGTTACTGATACGATTAAAGAAGTTGAGGGCGATACCGTCAAACAGACTTTGGTCAGATCAAATCTTCGTGCTGTGCAAACTCCGCAGGGCTTTTATCTTCCTATTTTGCTTGCTGCCCACAAAATGGCAGACGAGAAAGGATGGGATGTAACCGACGATGCTTCTATGGTAGAAATGCTTGGAAGTGAACTTCGCGGGGCTGATGAGTATGCAGATAATATCGCGGGAATGGAATCATCAAAAGTAAAGGTTCACATTTGCGCCGGAGAGGAAACCAACGTGAAGATCACAAATCCAGAAGACTTAAAACGTATCGAAGAAAATGCTCAGCCTGTTCCGTGTGTCGGATGGGGATATGATGTTCATAAGTACGGTCCCGGACGTCCCATGGTTTTGGGCGGAGTGCCTATTGCCGGAGGGCCGCAAGTTATAGCTCACTCTGATGGCGATGTTCTTTTGCATGCTTTAGCGGATGCCATTTTAGGTCTTTTTGGCGGCGGGGATATTGGATTTCATTTTCCTGATACGAGTGCTGCCTGTGAAAACATGGCGAGTGGTATCATTGTCACAGAAGTTTTGTCTCAGGCTGAAGAAGCTGGAGTTGAAATTGTTCATGTCGATTTGACCGTTATTGCGCAGGTTCCAAAACTTTCACCGCATAGAAATCTTATCCAAAAGAATATTGCCGCTCTTATGGGGCTTGATAAATCGCAGATTAATGTGAAGGCCACCACTGAAGAGAGGCTCGGCTTTACCGGAGAAAAGAAAGGCATTAAGGCTGTTGCTGCGGTGACTGGACTTAAGAGAATTAAGAAAGGTTAATCATGAGTGGCAAGCGCGGTGGTTCATTTCTGAGATGGCTAGTTGTATTTGTTTCGGTGATTATAATTGCCGGAGTTGTAGGTTATTTTGTTTTACAGGATTATTCACAGCAGAAAGTTAAAGAATTTACTGAAAAATATTCGAATGCAGTTGAAATATCCTTTGACCGCGCTTTGGTTAATCCGTTGAATCAGAATATTATGGTTTGGAATGTCCAGCTCGACTTTGCGGTTGGTGGTACTTGTTCGGCTGAGTTCGTTGTAATAAAAAGATTTGATGATAAGCATGCTATTCCGCACTATTTCGAGGGAGATGTGAAAGGAATAAACGTTCCTGTTGATTTTATGAATTTAGGAACTCTCTCGCGTGATTTTGGTAAGATGGGATACAATAACTTACGTTTTGATCTATCTGCCGACTATATTTATGAAGAGGCTGCTAAACTAATTTCGGTCCGCAAGCTTGATTTTGATGGGAAAGATATTTGTAAGCTTAACGTTGGTTTCAATCTAAGTGATGTTAAGCTGGACAGTCCGGGGTTAAGCGGTTTAATCGGAGTTAAAGTTTTGAACGGTGATTTTGTTTTACACGACAATTCTTTAATTTCGCGGATGATCGAATTTTCTGCATTTTCAGCGAAGATGACCTCAGAAACTTATCTGGAAGGGGTCCTTGA
Proteins encoded in this region:
- a CDS encoding YkgJ family cysteine cluster protein, which translates into the protein MSRQDTTEDFLNSLPELEEGKTFAFSCYPGVSCFNACCGNLHMMLTPYDVLRLRKGLNHDSKKFIHNHVDVSSTSGAGFPMAKLRMLDNAKRSCPFVCDEGCTVYENRPGACRTYPLGRASQMDSEGGMLEQLFVVQEPHCDGFKEKKEWTSSEWLKDQGLEEYNEINDRYMRIMTRARKAGVVLDEKKLNMVFLALYQIDNFMNFIKDMNVFSRLDVSEERQAAILSDEDACLEFAFDWVELIVLGSSENLKPKV
- a CDS encoding zinc ribbon domain-containing protein produces the protein MYEKQVEQLKVLQKVDDDILLLEVEIDQAPKDVADLESRHASLEKRKEQLEEKLVLLQEQQKKLEFEIEEDGVKVKKSKSKLMLVGTTKEYHAMMREMDSLEKLNRLREEEKITVLEETTRQNEMLVETNEKIDALNTELDEKRVGLKAKLTSAQTKLDKLNRQRGKCGLVVPAPILGRYEFIRSRLAHPVIVPVMEAVCTGCNIMIPPQVYNSLQEGKQIISCPNCQRLTYWVEVEPEPEPVKPKKAPKKKAAAKKAAPKKAAAKKAAPKKKAAAKKDAEAPVVEPEASPEVIVKTAKAEEPKAE
- a CDS encoding glycosyltransferase, with amino-acid sequence MNVSPIEEYWSEMDMSARSRLLLGSVGGKHLFEIGINCLESDPQLAVEILLSAYAANPLDGNSAQQLLNIEALLPLFPAPVAQCITVVAANWNCPANLSYFLRIIAKRDNLKIRSYILSSIEKEPSNLFWVQQGLIYAGANSDFEFGLQVLSAEFSAQLTPAITVSKAFFTFMDGDPLEAFKLLRIASEPFGIENFAHLAASIVLALGDKDLAVSLLSGSVMIQPWRSSETLRLYDLAVGLDDKFIPLDGKVAILLYSFNKDEELDGTLGSLHRSELGDAKIFMLDNGSSDGTSEVVDRWQSEFGERMVRIDLPVNVGAAAARNWLMNEPKVKASDFAIYLDDDVEVDPDWLLRFGAAVEEYPDAGAWGCKVVDHISPAVMQSVDLHLIQPSGEEGDGPEVDLSKLAPNPFKVSGLHHQLLDGGFFDYIRPCASVTGCCHMFRTEKLLDNGGFSLFLSPSQYDDMEHDLRNCLKGEFAVYQGHLRILHRKNTGAASRVSISQEGNALGNKYKMQAMHPRSEILSIMADEERLLQQDIEKKLKYLAEKGFLTS
- the rfaE2 gene encoding D-glycero-beta-D-manno-heptose 1-phosphate adenylyltransferase, translating into MLLADEFEKIRSDATINGKIVFTNGCFDILHAGHVDLLARAKEQGDILVLGLNSDKSVRSIKGEKRPVVSQKQRAFVLAGLASIDYVIFFDEDTPLELISKVQPDVLVKGGDWTVDNIVGRDIVEGRGGVVLSLPLLPGYSTTSVIRFIRDNEIE
- a CDS encoding glycosyltransferase, which produces MFGKSIPVFCYHAVCEEDGHSPETFAAHLDVIAEMGFQTISANHLYEICMGRRKLDKKYVVLTFDDCHISNWLTVVPMLEERGMKGVFFAISDFIGEGNIRSKPDVPEILPMRESFIKALSEKDTSQFMNEAELKSLVHDKGMEVYAHTRNHQGCFKDFRSRGNYSAGSHWSTWGIYRKFNAKLPVYENGSAFAYNGFWPIFKKGRVLFKRRTDEERREFCRKDFSTCLEKIKKINGARRQFFCWPWGHFDSISMQEASLCGFSGTFTLERSANMIGTDPMHINRIGVGSSKDAAWIRKRLLMYGNEAPAMACFKFFSKKNDIARVLYITDTGKLSGGSRQLINSAKAMRAAGVEVVAVLPPESGLIPELEKAGAEVVVLEDFKNLFTAANFLSKIIAEKKVDVVHTYHNRAVKISCIAKGLSLLSGKSFKLFFNRGVIYKPNPLAPLFSLIGNGYICNSEKCREVLLKHGVPAKRAHVVYNSFAGGGRKPRRAVATTVTYVGNSGHAKGPDVFIKAVESLLSQDPCEGVRFIAVGLEDLSAYKDIASPSTLERIECPGYVSHDEAVRILAASHIYVMSSRQESMPNTLIEAFDAGLATVCTDAGGTSELIRDGLNGFLCPVEDVSAISASIKKLIDDGDLRKNMGRLNRKIVRNLMSSSSKSRSLLGVYSSLTKDAPKRGPLEIDALLDD
- a CDS encoding CPBP family intramembrane glutamic endopeptidase; amino-acid sequence: MNFKNKITLFILAALPFYLNDFSNIFVKDEVTWITLDYSLKLIPLAFLLCMIKAGNLSFKDLGITTLSPKRFAFWTFSITALGLCLDEPGFSIWGKILPSINLGSIPIGQDSPYFLLDMTVGLALVAIAEEVIFRGLAFTALKEKGYSPSTVFIISGITFGLIHWSAGPVAIVATAITGSGLMVCMWKTRSILPTIVAHYIINYLSFSGMAVKFWGI
- the ispF gene encoding 2-C-methyl-D-erythritol 2,4-cyclodiphosphate synthase, producing the protein MSTSSEVWAVILAAGSGTRLAASVGGVKKQFLLWKGFPLFWHSAITFSHTPKISGIVFVFPPDQVEEMKTVVADLDGADSLGLPFKVVAGGARRQDSVFNGLSVLPAKCTHTLVHDSARPFASGPLVTNIIDTLVSGIPAVIPAVEVTDTIKEVEGDTVKQTLVRSNLRAVQTPQGFYLPILLAAHKMADEKGWDVTDDASMVEMLGSELRGADEYADNIAGMESSKVKVHICAGEETNVKITNPEDLKRIEENAQPVPCVGWGYDVHKYGPGRPMVLGGVPIAGGPQVIAHSDGDVLLHALADAILGLFGGGDIGFHFPDTSAACENMASGIIVTEVLSQAEEAGVEIVHVDLTVIAQVPKLSPHRNLIQKNIAALMGLDKSQINVKATTEERLGFTGEKKGIKAVAAVTGLKRIKKG
- a CDS encoding Nif3-like dinuclear metal center hexameric protein, translating into MKTSNVISLIETLAPSRFAAAWDNCGVQIAGPEKEVKKVAVALDPLPQVVSSALEWDAEVILTHHPLAIEPKLPAELDWFRDVMKQILCADATLCAAHTSLDVQFGGVVSWLGRELGLRGLRVLDPVAENDSGEILGYGCIGDLEYAMSYEVFVRQVAQTTGCGVIALCGSEPETVSRVAMCPGSGTSFMNKAFAQGADVFITGDVKYHPAQESVGAVLDVGHFSLEEEMMRRFAVVLEQESKGGFEVRFFTGRNPFAYYLQGKGVLKS